Below is a genomic region from Trichocoleus sp..
ATAAGCCGCTTTTTGGGCTAAGGCTCTCAAGTCTGCACCGACCATGCCCACTGCCAGATCCGCGATCGTCTCCAGATTAACCGAACTATCAATCGGCATCGTGCGAGTCATGATTTTGAGAATTTCTAGCCTGCCAAACCGATCGGGGACACGGAACTGCACTTCTCGATCGAACCTGCCCGGACGCCGCAATGCCGGATCGAGATGGTCGGGACGATTGGTTGCAGCCAACACAATAATTCCCTGACGGGTCGAAAAGCCATCCAGCAGACTGAGCAACTGAGCCACAACCCGCTTCTCCACTTCCCCTTCCACCTTTGAGCGATCGGGCGTGAGGCTGTCAATTTCATCAATAAAAATCAGGCAGGGGGCAGAGCGGCTGGCTTTTTCAAACAGGCTCCTGAGTCGGGCTTCGGCTTCGCCGTAATATTTGCCCATAATTTCAGGGCCGACGATCGCAATATAGTTCACCCCTAATTCTTGAGCCAGGGCACGGGCAGTCAAGGTTTTCCCGGTTCCAGGCGGACCAACCAGCAACACACCTCGCGTGGCTTCTAACCCTAGTTGCACTAGAAGATCAGGACGTTTGAGCGGAATTTCAACCAATTCACGAAGTTCTTGGAGCACCTCACCTAAACCACCTACATCTTGCAGCGAGGATGCAGACTGAGCCGATCGGGGTGGTGGAGTGACAATCACATGATTGGGATGCGGATTTGGATTTGTGCTGCGCTGATTCGCTGCCTCTTGAGGTGTATCTGTCCGAGACTTAACTTTGGCATCAAATCGAGAACTGCCGGGATCAAGCTGGTTTTCCAGATCCTGAACAAAGTCCCAAAGCTGCTCAAATTGCTTGAAATCGAACAGTTCCTCAAACCGCCTGAAATCCAGCAGATCCTCGAAGTCCTTGAATGGGTCGCTCATAGGTCTTGTCCCGGTTAGTTCCTTCAGTATAGACAGCACGACGGATAGAACAGAGGGCTTTATGACCCTATATTAAGAAGTGTGTAAAAACTTGTTGAGTATTCATTTCGCCAGAAACCATGAGTCACCTTTCATTTATTGCGCCACCAGGATTAAGCAATGGTCTGGCAATGACGCTGTACACTGCTTTGTACCTCAGCCATCACTGGGAGCAACTCACCGTTGAACCGGAACCAACCTATCGATCGCGCATTTTCCAGGGTGCAAACAACGTGCCAATTTACGGCTGGATTGCCATTCCACCGAACCCCAAAGGAACGATCGTCGCGACTTATGGCATTACCGGAACGCTGGAAAATCAGTGGTTTCTCAAGATTTTGGGACGTAAGGCATTTGCGCGGGGCTATGCGATCGTGCTGTTTGATTGGCGGGCACATGGCAAAACAGCAGAACTTTCTCCCACCCTCACTTCCGATGGGCTGTACGAAGGGGAAGATTTCATTCGGATCGCAGCTGAGGCAAAACGGCTTGGTTGTCCGGCTCCCTTCTGGCTATCGGGCTACTCGCTAGGCGGTCAGTTGGCGTTATGGGGCATCAAAGCAGGACAAACGATCGCCTCCTGGGGAGCAGATTTAGGCTTAGCAGAATCAGAATTTGGCGGCGGCGCAGTGATTTGTCCCAGTCTAGATTCCAATCGATCGCTGACTTATTTAGTTAAAGATCCCTGGGGTCGGTATCTGGAAAAGGCAATTGCGCGGCAGCTCAAAAAGCTGGCTCAAGAAATGGCTCACTATCACCCTGGTTCGTTCGATTCAGCAGCGATCGCTCGCGCCAACAGCATTTGGGGATTTGATCACGAATTAGTGATTAAACGATTGGGCTTCTCGTCCGTTGAGGAATACTATGATGCCAGCAGTGCGCTACATCAGTTGCCGCATTTAAGCAAACCAACGTTCATTCTTTATGCCGCCGATGACCCCATGTTTGACCCATCGATCGTTCCCGATTTAAAGGCAATTGCAACTCAAAATTCCGCGATCGAGCTTGCCGTAACTGCAAACGGTGGACATGTTGGCTATATCAGCAGTCGAGCTTGTCAAAGACGTTTTGGCGATCGAGATATTTGGTGGGCTTGGAATCGGATTTTGGATTGGGTTGATCGATCGGCTAAAGAACAAAAAGTATGAATCTATGAGATCAAGTGCAATTATTTGAAATTAGATAATTTTGTTGATATTTAAATTATTCAGATTGGAATTATGATTTATGTTTACAGCAACATAGATGTTGATTAGATTGCTTGAATTTCAAATAAAAACTATTAACAAAAAGTACCTCATCGGGTACTAACCCTGAAACGATGGTCGTGATTGCTTCATTATACAAAAGTATATTACGCCGCGTTAGAGATTAGTGACACTATTTGCGATCGAATCACCAAAGCAGTTTCCTTATCCCTCATAACTCATCACCCACGACCCAAGCCAACCTGCCAATGTAACCATTCAATTTGATCTTTAAAGGCTTCTGGCGATAGTCCATGTCCTGCGTCATACCATTTTACAGCTTTGGGTTCGCTGCCAGTTTGATGATAGTGGAGACTGTCGCTTGGTTGCACAATATTGTCCTGCAATCCTGACTGAAAGAACAGAGCAGCCGGGGCAGCGTGAGGGACAAAATAGATTGATTCGATCGGCAGCATTGCCTCCAGCCAAGTTGTTTTTTGCTCAGGAGAAAGACGGTTGAAGGGGCTGTTTTTATCTTCAGAGCGGGTAAAGTGAGTCACCATCCCACCATCACCAACTGCCAGCACATACGCTTTGATGCGTCGCTCAACGCCCGCTAATATACCACCCATCATTCCGCCATAGCTGTAACCGATGTAGGCTAACCGATCGCTATCCACTTTTGATTGAGCAGAGAGCAAGTCAACGGCACGCTGTAAATCAACGATCAGTTGTATTTGGGTATCTCGATCGCGCTCTGTAAAGGTCGGATAACTTTGATTGGGAGGCTCTGAACGGTTAAAGGCAGCTTGTGTTACCAGGACAACAGCCCCAATTTTTGCCAGGTTGATTGCATAGGGTAAGAAATTAGAGCGGTTCCCCGGAAGCCCATGCTGAATAATAATTCCAGGAAAAGAACCCTGCCGCTCTGGCACAACTAAGAAAGCTGGGGCTCGACCTCCTTTGGGGCTGGCATAGCTAATATCATGAACGGTGACACCTTCTTTGGATCGGGCTGAAACTTCCTGAACATCAAGCGGAGCCTGCCGATCGTAGTCAAACAGCCGAACTGCCGTTTCATAAGGCATGACAGGAGTTGCCGGAGCCAGATTAGAAATTGAAACAGAGGATGGAGGACGAGTTGCCATAAGTGAGGGAAAGAGAATTGCAGTCCAGCCGAACTTTGCGTGAGCAGAGGCTTCATGAGTGAGCAAAGCAAAAGGTGAAATCGCAGCGATCGAACTACAGCTCGTCAGCAACAAGGAAACGAGTAAGGGAAGTGTAGTCATGCGTACTATTGAACGCCAACGATCGACCATGACAAGCTCCTGGCAATTCTTGAGACAAAAACAATTGGGTTTGCTTCCATTACCCTAAACCAGAAGCAGAGTTTATAGCGCGATCGGGCTGCCACCTTCTTAGATTTGATACAAGGCTTTAAAGATGGAATATAGTTGTATATCAATTCTGCCGTCTCTTCAGGGTAGAGCCGAAAAACTATTAGCACTCTAACACTCTGTAAACGTTCTATATTTATCTCTTTACTCTCTCAACTACAGATACCCGTTAAGATTATACTTTGACTAACTCAATTGAAATAAGAACTTCTAAGACGGGTTCCCCAAAGAAAGTATAGATAAGCAAATTAGATAATCACTTATATCTTCAAAGCGTTCTCTAAATCATTCACTTCAATTATCAAACAATCAGTCTTTTTCCTTCTCCTCAATATCAACAACGATCGATTGTACTCCAGTAGCCATTCTTACCGAAGATACACCTATTCGGGTTTATATTCATCTCTTCAGCCTCGATCGTCGAAAACGCAAATGGTGGCATTAATGCAGCAAAAGCCTCAAATGGCACACCTATCTTATTGTTCTAACAACCACCAAAGCTATTGCAGGAGCTACCGTCAAAATTAAACTGGGGCTTGCAGGGTAACTGAATCAGTAACGCAGCTTCCTCAGCTCAGATAGAGGTTGTTGGATACAGTTGCTCGATGCAGTCATCGTTATAGCCTTTTTCAATCTAATGAAAGGTAAATAAAGAGATTACGTTGCTCGTTCAATAGAATTTTGCGTATCTCATTGGAATAGAAAGGGCTGTAATATTACTGGGGTAATCATATTGACATGATATCTTAGCTGCTTACCTCCATAAAAATACGGTTTGCATAAAGAAGAAAGTAGTATCAAAAGTAAAACGTTGGAATGCTTTTAACGATTCTTTTTGAGGCTGCTGCTAAGTTAACAGCAACTTTATTTGCTGGCGAGATTTACTCGCTAAACTAGACCTAGAGCAAGAAGAAATAATTTCTATCTTCTG
It encodes:
- a CDS encoding AAA family ATPase yields the protein MSDPFKDFEDLLDFRRFEELFDFKQFEQLWDFVQDLENQLDPGSSRFDAKVKSRTDTPQEAANQRSTNPNPHPNHVIVTPPPRSAQSASSLQDVGGLGEVLQELRELVEIPLKRPDLLVQLGLEATRGVLLVGPPGTGKTLTARALAQELGVNYIAIVGPEIMGKYYGEAEARLRSLFEKASRSAPCLIFIDEIDSLTPDRSKVEGEVEKRVVAQLLSLLDGFSTRQGIIVLAATNRPDHLDPALRRPGRFDREVQFRVPDRFGRLEILKIMTRTMPIDSSVNLETIADLAVGMVGADLRALAQKAAYTALRRQVPSLTEPTPRHLTVTQSDFLQALKVIKPAVLRSVEVESPNVAWEAIGGLESVKQSLQESVEGALLYPELYQRTGAEAPRGILLWGPPGTGKTLLAKAVASQARANFITVNGPELLSKWVGAAEQAVRELFQKARQASPCVVFVDEIDTLAPARGSFQGDSGVSDRVVGQLLTELDGLKGCSNVLLIGATNRPEALDPALLRAGRLDLQLKIDLPDLPSRLSILQVHNSDRPLADDVHLAEWAVRTEEWNGADLALLSNQAALQAIRRHRAQGYTDPNSIEITAADFALAHQTLAMQKGEA
- a CDS encoding alpha/beta fold hydrolase, producing the protein MSHLSFIAPPGLSNGLAMTLYTALYLSHHWEQLTVEPEPTYRSRIFQGANNVPIYGWIAIPPNPKGTIVATYGITGTLENQWFLKILGRKAFARGYAIVLFDWRAHGKTAELSPTLTSDGLYEGEDFIRIAAEAKRLGCPAPFWLSGYSLGGQLALWGIKAGQTIASWGADLGLAESEFGGGAVICPSLDSNRSLTYLVKDPWGRYLEKAIARQLKKLAQEMAHYHPGSFDSAAIARANSIWGFDHELVIKRLGFSSVEEYYDASSALHQLPHLSKPTFILYAADDPMFDPSIVPDLKAIATQNSAIELAVTANGGHVGYISSRACQRRFGDRDIWWAWNRILDWVDRSAKEQKV
- a CDS encoding alpha/beta fold hydrolase, translating into MTTLPLLVSLLLTSCSSIAAISPFALLTHEASAHAKFGWTAILFPSLMATRPPSSVSISNLAPATPVMPYETAVRLFDYDRQAPLDVQEVSARSKEGVTVHDISYASPKGGRAPAFLVVPERQGSFPGIIIQHGLPGNRSNFLPYAINLAKIGAVVLVTQAAFNRSEPPNQSYPTFTERDRDTQIQLIVDLQRAVDLLSAQSKVDSDRLAYIGYSYGGMMGGILAGVERRIKAYVLAVGDGGMVTHFTRSEDKNSPFNRLSPEQKTTWLEAMLPIESIYFVPHAAPAALFFQSGLQDNIVQPSDSLHYHQTGSEPKAVKWYDAGHGLSPEAFKDQIEWLHWQVGLGRG